A single genomic interval of Daucus carota subsp. sativus chromosome 1, DH1 v3.0, whole genome shotgun sequence harbors:
- the LOC108210817 gene encoding peroxisome biogenesis protein 22 yields MGNDSVSLLTQQFSTHFKILVHRFNRRCSRIISILLAHKTSGSLGALVGFVVAFLFAWKFSRSSIRSWKRRKNISSASTSEATLTLSDKEIKFGDGLCTTEKAPLAQMVSKKLCGGRKMTCQLLGVVLEESTPEELKEHVTVRSSAVEVLLEIGKVCDIYLMEMILDDDSEEKVLSALEKSGLLGPGGLMKEKVLFCSTGNGRLSFVRQLEPDWHIDKDPDILSSLSRFVKNVLLVAPTGSSYTSRSPILTSISLESYFTNNGV; encoded by the exons ATGGGAAATGATTCTGTTTCTCTACTGACCCAACAATTTAGTACCCACTTCAAGATTCTTGTTCACCGCTTTAATCGTAGATGTTCTCGCATAATCTCTATACTTCTTGCTCACAAG ACTTCTGGATCGCTTGGAGCTTTGGTTGGTTTTGTCGTTGCATTTCTGTTTGCTTGGAAATTTTCAAGATCATCTATAAGATCATGGAAACGGCGGAAAAATATAAGTTCTGCATCCACCAGTGAAGCTACTCTTACTTTGAGTGACAAGGAAATTAAATTCGGTGATGGATTATGTACTACAGAAAAG GCACCTTTAGCGCAAATGGTTAGCAAGAAGTTGTGTGGGGGCAGAAAG ATGACTTGCCAGTTACTTGGTGTGGTTCTTGAGGAAAGTACGCCTGAAGAATTGAAG GAGCATGTAACTGTAAGATCATCGGCAGTTGAAGTGCTGCTTGAAATTGGCAAGGTTTGCGATATTTATTTGATGGAGATGATTCTTGATGACGACAGCGAG GAAAAAGTACTATCGGCTTTGGAAAAGTCTGGTCTGCTTGGACCTGGAGGTTTAATGAAAGAGAAG GTCTTATTTTGTAGCACTGGGAATGGCAGATTATCTTTTGTTCGGCAACTAGAGCCAGATTGGCATATAGATAAAGACCCTGATATTCTTTCTTCACTCTCT AGATTTGTTAAAAATGTCCTACTCGTTGCACCCACAGGATCTAGTTATACTTCAAGGTCCCCTATTTTGACTTCAATAAGTTTGGAATCTTACTTCACAAATAATGGTGTATAG
- the LOC108215741 gene encoding gibberellin 2-beta-dioxygenase 6 — protein sequence MYASSPNPPLLANYAQLVCRSAEALGDVDHKAVVVMEECELPLIDLGGLRNGNEAEKAACVAAICKASSEWGFFQVVNHGISLDLLRLMRREQKKLFESSFEKKSTCGLLNNSYRWGNQTATNPKQLSWSEAFHVPLIKISEEACYGEFYSLRGVMEEYAGEMQRLAKKLASVLVSNMGEGKEVDKTCDESTCFLRLNRYPVCPYAPEVYGLVPHTDSDFLTILHQDEVGGLQLMKDSKWVAVKPNQDALIVNIGDLFQAWSNDIYKSVEHKVMVNSKVERYSIAYFLCPSGDSVISSYKEPAVYKKFTFGEYRSQIQQDVKKTGQKVGLPRFLNWNHQTP from the exons ATGTATGCTTCAAGCCCGAACCCTCCTCTCCTTGCAAACTATGCTCAACTCGTGTGCCGTTCCGCGGAGGCTCTTGGTGATGTTGATCACAAAGCTGTGGTGGTGATGGAGGAATGTGAGCTGCCCTTGATTGATCTTGGTGGTCTAAGAAATGGGAATGAAGCTGAGAAGGCTGCTTGTGTGGCAGCCATCTGTAAAGCTTCATCTGAGTGGGGGTTCTTTCAAGTTGTGAACCATGGAATAAGCCTTGACTTGCTTAGGTTGATGAGGAGGGAACAGAAGAAGCTGTTTGAGTCTTCTTTTGAGAAGAAATCCACCTGTGGCTTGCTCAACAATTCGTATAGGTGGGGCAACCAAACGGCCACCAATCCGAAACAGCTCTCGTGGTCCGAAGCTTTTCATGTTCCTCTCATCAAGATTTCTGAAGAAGCCTGTTACGGAGAGTTTTACTCCCTCAG GGGAGTGATGGAGGAGTATGCTGGGGAGATGCAGAGGCTGGCAAAAAAGCTAGCAAGTGTGCTTGTGTCCAACATGGGAGAAGGAAAAGAGGTGGACAAGACTTGTGACGAGAGTACCTGTTTCTTACGCCTGAATCGCTATCCGGTCTGTCCTTATGCTCCTGAGGTATATGGTCTAGTCCCCCACACTGACAGTGATTTTCTCACCATTCTGCACCAAGATGAAGTTGGGGGACTTCAGCTCATGAAAGATTCCAAATGGGTTGCTGTTAAACCTAATCAAGATGCACTCATTGTCAACATTGGCGATCTTTTTCAG GCATGGAGCAATGATATTTACAAGAGTGTGGAGCACAAGGTGATGGTGAATAGCAAGGTGGAAAGGTACTCAATAGCCTATTTTCTGTGCCCATCTGGTGACTCTGTGATCAGCAGCTACAAAGAGCCTGCAGTGTACAAGAAGTTCACCTTTGGAGAGTACAGGAGTCAAATTCAGCAGGATGTGAAGAAGACTGGACAGAAAGTTGGTTTGCCCAGGTTTCTTAATTGGAATCATCAGACCCCTTAA
- the LOC108211723 gene encoding uncharacterized protein LOC108211723, with amino-acid sequence MDGIVNESKKRRLPLWMLGVSGADQVKKSRKGDVLNVDKKEKGGNSGECKVKKSRGARSAQCDNEVAAPCEDFLDDGESNVVVKRQRVTRKRKDVESINSDAEEALIEKKSKRNVGRKTVQKSASSRREKRKSKGFESTEDVEAESKDLDGCDDIEAASPNEDDVDLTMDDLISIANEFVKDEKDRGQQEKSDAEQILHKQCSPTDISINERADSVATSETVKILPAQEETASCHYVSSTGDPAQDMLDLLLGPLLTQPPKKEKLDVITDEMIAAHRLKKQNQKLESTDAVIPLAKKKTSLRDQVAMFLN; translated from the exons ATGGATGGGATTGTTAATGAGAGTAAGAAGCGGCGATTACCGCTGTGGATGTTGGGTGTTTCTGGTGCTGATCAAGTAAAGAAATCAAGAAAAGGGGATGTACTTAATGTTGATAAGAAAGAGAAGGGAGGGAATTCTGGTGAGTGTAAGGTGAAAAAGTCGAGAGGGGCAAGGTCTGCGCAATGTGATAATGAAGTTGCTGCTCCTTGTGAGGATTTTTTAGATGATGGAGAGTCTAATGTAGTGGTGAAACGTCAAAGAGTGACGAGAAAGAGAAAAGATGTGGAAAGTATAAATAGTGATGCTGAAGAAGCTTTGATTGAGAAAAAGAGCAAGCGCAATGTGGGTCGGAAAACTGTTCAGAAATCTGCTAGTAGTagaagagaaaaaagaaagagcaAGGGATTTGAAAGTACCGAGGATGTTGAAGCTGAGAGCAAGGATTTAGATGGTTGCGATGATATTGAAGCTGCATCACCAAATGAGGATGATGTGGACTTAACTATGGATGATCTAATTAGCATTGCAAATGAG TTTGTCAAGGATGAGAAAGATAGGGGACAACAGGAGAAATCAGATGCAGAGCAAATACTACACAAACAATGTTCACCTACTGATATCTCTATAAATGAGCGAGCAGACTCTGTCGCCACTTCTGAAACTGTTAAAATATTACCAGCACAGGAAGAAACAGCTTCTTGTCATTATGTAAGCAGTACAGGCGATCCAGCTCAGGATATGCTGGATTTGCTACTCGGACCCTTGCTGACGCAGCCCCCCAAAAAAGAAAAGTTGGACGTTATAACAGATGAGATGATAGCTGCCCATCGGCTCAAAAAGCAGAACCAGAAACTTGAATCTACAGATGCAGTTATTCCATTGGCCAAAAAGAAAACCAGTCTTAGAGATCAAGTAGCTATGTTCCTAAACTGA
- the LOC108213461 gene encoding acyltransferase Pun1, translating to MTIRRLIRSSIFRRHLHVISRTKATIKPASPTPLNLKQYNLPLYDCIAPNYYVPMLFFYPNQNSDHGTQQPSPNMTATTISNQLKNSLSETLSKYYPLAGRLTSETQVDCSDQGADFVEVQIGCKLSEIQGNNIVKGDKFSGHLFPPNSIWDEVPNQDSSLVRVQLNHFDCGGIAIAASVSHKLSDALTVCSFLRYWANVSRHSGDHPKLLDLCPQFQYDLMPKSCYDDSVTTKIVCPPKHWITKEIVFHNKNIETLKATARLKDKLDGVVEDQKYTRNELVTALLYKCSVAAAAATSKSGEYAPSVLFQTVNMRRMMEPKVPETSVGNIVTPIHIPTTTESETMLNNLIRKMRQAKMQLRGIKNPNEFELIPVKLEEYVKSNHRVVAVSSMCNFPIYKEMDFGWGRPARVSLVDTPVSDLFTLMDTASGDGIKAVISLEEKYLEHFQNNQELLTYGCFL from the coding sequence ATGACAATAAGAAGACTGATCCGGTCATCAATATTTAGAAGACATCTCCATGTGATTTCGAGAACAAAAGCTACCATCAAACCAGCTTCACCAACGCCTTTAAACCTCAAACAATACAATCTTCCTTTATATGATTGCATTGCACCAAATTACTATGTTCCAATGTTATTCTTCTATCCGAACCAAAACTCTGATCATGGTACTCAACAACCAAGCCCTAATATGACAGCCACAACTATATCTAATCAACTTAAGAACTCCTTATCTGAAACACTTTCCAAGTACTACCCCTTGGCTGGAAGGTTGACGTCTGAAACCCAAGTTGATTGCAGTGATCAGGGCGCTGATTTTGTTGAGGTCCAAATCGGATGCAAGTTATCAGAGATTCAGGGGAACAATATTGTCAAGGGTGACAAATTTTCAGGTCATCTCTTCCCACCTAACTCAATATGGGATGAGGTACCTAATCAGGATTCCAGTTTAGTGCGTGTTCAACTTAATCATTTTGATTGTGGAGGAATAGCTATAGCAGCCAGCGTTTCACACAAGCTCAGTGATGCTCTTACTGTATGCTCATTCCTACGCTACTGGGCTAATGTATCGCGTCACTCAGGTGATCACCCAAAATTATTAGATCTCTGTCCCCAATTCCAATACGATCTCATGCCCAAGTCATGTTATGATGACTCAGTTACAACTAAAATTGTGTGTCCCCCGAAGCATTGGATTACTAAGGAGATAGTGTTTCACAACAAGAATATAGAAACACTCAAGGCAACAGCGCGACTCAAAGACAAATTAGACGGTGTAGTAGAAGATCAAAAGTACACCCGAAATGAGCTTGTGACTGCACTGCTCTACAAATGTTCTGTAGCTGCAGCAGCAGCCACATCAAAGTCAGGGGAGTATGCTCCATCAGTTCTGTTTCAAACTGTCAACATGAGGCGAATGATGGAACCGAAAGTGCCAGAAACAAGTGTAGGGAACATTGTAACCCCGATTCACATTCCAACAACAACAGAGAGTGAAACAATGCTGAATAACTTGATCAGAAAAATGAGACAAGCTAAAATGCAGCTCAGAGGAATAAAAAATCCCAATGAATTTGAACTCATTCCAGTGAAACTGGAAGAGTACGTAAAAAGTAATCACAGAGTTGTTGCTGTTTCCAGCATGTGTAATTTCCCAATATACAAGGAGATGGATTTCGGGTGGGGAAGGCCTGCTAGAGTCTCGCTTGTGGACACGCCAGTGAGTGACCTCTTTACTCTGATGGATACCGCGAGTGGAGATGGTATCAAGGCTGTCATAAGTTTGGAGGAGAAATACTTGGAACATTTTCAAAATAACCAAGAACTGCTAACTTATGGTTGTTTTTTGTGA
- the LOC108222065 gene encoding tabersonine-19-hydroxy-O-acetyltransferase, protein MAFRGLIRSLITKRQLHVVSKSSSNIKPASPTPSKLKQYNIPLHDRTIPNIHVPMILFYPSYNSDHSLKLIPNNASLSDLLKNSLSETLSMYYPFAGRLRSGSYIDCNDEGVHFVEAQIGCKLWEVLEKPPVMEEEEGLGHLFPPCTIWKNCTEMYPGIVMHIQLNHFTCGGIAIAATLHHHIGDALTLCSFLKYWATLSLHSGDHQKLLHLRPHLVHELLPASSDGDSIPDFPLPEKNWTTKEVIFQNTNLAKLKAAVENEDKVDGIVENQIYTRNELLTALLYRCLVAAAAETNTGAHNGSVLIRSVNVRPMIDPPLPETSVGNFVVINSITTSTESDTKYRTLVARMRQEKRRLSGIKNFDGQGLVPKMVELSKNKYRIFMITSMCNFPLYEATNFGWGKPIKALLVDTGMADIITLMDTTNDGIRAVVALGEQDMKNFLAQKELLTYASLE, encoded by the coding sequence ATGGCATTTAGAGGATTAATTCGGTCATTAATCACCAAAAGGCAGCTGCATGTCGTCTCAAAATCATCGAGCAACATTAAACCAGCTTCGCCAACTCCCTCAAAGCTCAAACAGTACAACATTCCTTTACATGATCGCACGATTCCAAATATTCATGTTCCAATGATTTTATTCTACCCCAGCTACAACTCTGATCATAGCCTAAAACTCATCCCTAACAATGCATCATTATCAGATCTTCTGAAAAACTCTTTGTCAGAGACACTGTCTATGTATTACCCATTTGCAGGAAGGCTACGTTCTGGATCCTACATTGATTGTAACGATGAAGGTGTTCATTTTGTTGAAGCCCAAATCGGATGCAAGTTGTGGGAGGTTTTGGAAAAACCTCCTGTCATGGAGGAAGAAGAAGGTTTAGGCCATCTCTTTCCGCCTTGCACAATTTGGAAAAATTGTACCGAGATGTATCCTGGTATTGTAATGCATATTCAGCTAAACCATTTCACTTGTGGAGGAATTGCCATTGCAGCTACCCTTCATCACCATATTGGTGATGCTCTTACTCTCTGCTCATTTCTGAAGTATTGGGCAACTTTGTCACTCCACTCTGGTGACCACCAGAAATTATTACATCTTCGTCCACATTTAGTGCACGAGCTGCTGCCTGCATCATCTGATGGCGATTCTATCCCAGATTTTCCATTACCAGAGAAGAATTGGACCACTAAGGAGGTAATATTCCAAAACACAAATCTGGCAAAACTGAAGGCAGCAGTGGAAAATGAAGACAAAGTAGACGGCATAGTAGAAAATCAAATATACACCCGCAATGAGCTTCTAACTGCACTCCTTTACAGATGTCTTGTAGCAGCGGCAGCTGAAACAAACACAGGAGCACACAACGGATCAGTTTTGATCAGGAGCGTAAACGTGAGGCCTATGATTGATCCACCACTGCCGGAAACAAGTGTTGGGAACTTTGTAGTCATAAACAGCATTACAACAAGCACGGAGAGTGATACAAAGTACAGGACGTTGGTGGCACGAATGAGGCAAGAGAAGAGGCGCCTTAGTGGAATCAAAAATTTTGATGGACAGGGATTGGTACCGAAGATGGTTGAGTTAAGTAAAAATAAGTACAGAATCTTCATGATCACTAGTATGTGTAACTTTCCACTATATGAGGCAACGAACTTCGGGTGGGGAAAGCCGATTAAAGCACTCCTTGTGGACACAGGCATGGCAGATATAATAACTTTGATGGATACTACAAATGATGGTATTAGAGCTGTTGTAGCTTTAGGAGAGCAAGACATGAAAAATTTTCTAGCACAGAAAGAGCTGCTTACCTATGCTTCACTTGAATAA